The Electrophorus electricus isolate fEleEle1 chromosome 4, fEleEle1.pri, whole genome shotgun sequence region CCAAACTGTGCCCTGTTCACTATCCCCTACAAGCCAAAATCTGGCTCACTGCATAGGGCACGATTATGGGGAAAAGAGTTAGTGAGTGTTCTCGGCCCATACGTCATGCACAGCTTGAACATCATAACGGTCCATTGTCACATATTCATCTCAAATGTCTTCCTCGGCCCCTGAGGTAATGTGACCTATCAGGTGGCTTGGTAGCTAAGTGGCTAGCTAacctgtaaaaaatatttttaacattttaacaattaTTTGACGTGAAAGCTGTCATATCTAGTTAACTGTAAACTCCACCTATGTGATTACAGAAAGagttttgaaaaaaatgaaagtatcTCTTTAGTTAAATTTGTAACAagtctgtgtgttctctgaagagatcgctatatatatatatatataaaaggttgGCACGAATACTCCAAGCAGTGTAGATTTAGGACAGTTTTGGTAACATAGTGCACTAAATGAGCATGACTTTTGTGAGTGATTTGAACCCAAACAGGTGAAGGCTACAGTCAGAGGTCTAtttaggaaaataaaaataaattaatgtgcGGGTTTTTGAAAGTGGGAAAAGAAAGAGCAAATAAGTCCAAAGTGTTTGTACGTGAGAAGGTAAAAAATGGCAAATATGTTTTaggcaaaaccaaaacaagcaaaaaaaaaaaaagaaattctgtGACACCTTTGTCTTAGGtgtcaaaacatgaaaaaacatttcacGCTTCTTCTGATTTCCCTCTTGTAGGAGAAGctaaacagaagaagaaaaatagtaCTATTTTTATAACTATTACATACAAACAGTTGTATACAATTAATTACTGATATTCATACTGATAAGAAGAATATTCAGCAAGGGAGACCACTGACAtcctttccaaacacacacaaaacattctgTAGCTATCACCTCTCGCACGCAGCAGGGAGCGGTTTTGACATGGTGACATGCATGGCCTGTGGCTTCACACTGATGGAACAAAATATGCCACAGCGTCGATTCTTTTGATTTTAAATGGCTTATGGTGTTGAGCTTGGACATTTGGTAAATCGTGTTAATCCCTGCAGTGCGCCTCTTATTTCCCCAAGGAGTAAACGCTCGAGATGCAGTTCCACTGCAAACCAATAAAAATCCTCTTTGCAGCACAGTCACAATTAACAGGACAGTGTGACATCTTAAATGTCTTTGAGAAAATAACACCATCAGAAAACGTCTGCGAAAAATTGGTGCCACAGAGAACGAGCCCACAGGTCTTTCCTGCAATGGTGCCCGTGGTCCAGGCAAGGGtgtacacccacccacatccccaaAACTTGGTTTGGTTATGACAGCAGAAAGACCGTTGCATAAGCTATTTTAATGATTGCTTGCTGCAGTGGATGCAATTCTCGTTTTTCTTTGGCCCCAAGTTCTTTTAAGAAATGCCCGCAAATGTTTCTGATCGCTGGTTATCCTACGTTACTACAGCATGATGACTTACACTCCAGGCCCACGTTCCTCCTGAAATAAAGGAGACAGAATTTgcctgccatctctctctctctctctctctctctctctctctctctctctctctctctctctctccctccccactcGCATAGTTTCTGAAATCCtaattttggtttcattttaaccAGGTGTGAATCGCACAGAAATCACGTGACAGATGAGCGTGCAGGCTCGCCAAACCACTTTTACTTTTGAGGCGGCAATGAAGCgcgcggggggggggttaaaggaAACAATGCGCAGATAATCTCTATAATAACATAGGCTATAAAAATTGGAAATCAAAATCAATTTATGTCAGAGGATATCGAAGACCACGCCCCCCCATCCAACAAGGTTAGTCAGGCCCACCATCACGCGTTGGGTCCAGGTGAGCTTCAAGCCAAAGTTATGGCGACGTTTCAGCGGTGGTTGCCTTCGCTTTGAATATCCAAAACATTAGTATGCTATGCATGCAGAAACCAAACAGAAGTGCGAAGTTAATGAAACTCGTAGCAGCAGTATCTCATGTCTTGGCTGTAGTGGGTCAGGCTTGCGTGGCACAGTTCGTTGCGCAATAGCGGGGTACACGATGCGACTAATCGCTCAGTTTAATTCACATTACCTTCCGCTAATTAAAACTCTTAAAATAAATCAGCCCGGACATCTTGCGTTGTACGTGCGTAATTGTTGGCGACACCAACGCAGGCGAATAACCTCGGAAAAGGAGGCAAAGTGATGTCGAGGCGAAACTACAGCAAGCATATCAAATTCAGGGCgagattaatttaatttcaggGCTGCTATAATTACTCTACCATCGTGCGATCACAGGTAGAGCAAATATCTCTATTAAGGTCCCCCATATGGCAATTAAAATTCAACCTGCGGTTTCTCGCCCCCCCCTTCTTTATaactgtcactctctctctcttgctgacCCCTCTTGGGTTAAGTATTTCAGAAATTAATATCGTGACGTCGGCTCAAGGATTTCATCCCGTGGAGTACAAGAATAACAGCATTTACGTGCAATATTTAGCataaaataagtgtgtgttttcagtacaTATTGACAAGCTGGCATGTCAGTTCTTAATAGAGGCTACATGTGCTGTGAGTCGCGTTTCTTCTTAAGGACACTGCTGAAACAGACTCTCAGTAaggtaaatattttatgtttaaaaaaagatttaccaGATAAATTTGGAGATGGACGTGGCTAGGCCTGATCTATGCTTtggctttttaattttatataggCCTTAGGTGTAAAGCAATTCTCTCCAATGTTCTACTACATGTACTACTACAGAAAATGGTCAGCTTTTAAAGTTTAGGTCTACGCCAGACAAATCCTCTGTTAACTTTCGACTTTGGAATGAAATGAACaatttttttcatcttttaaatgtaaaaactaaaaGTTAGGGGATCTAATTTAATGCCCCTTATAGCAGATGAAGGGCAAAAtaactgcccctccccctctttgtCTGTCTATCCATCTTAAATCGGACGGTGACTCCAGGAGTGTTGCCATATGGCCGTTTTTACGCCGTTACTTCAGGGGCCACTTGCATACAATCACTGCACGAGAAGACCGAGGTCTCTGGTAATTTAGCCCAAGCGGAAAAGATGGATCGCGTGTCAGACTCCAGTCAGCGGACCGGGCTCGTACCCAAAGTCACACCTGGTGCATGCCATAATGCACGATACATGGTGTGCATCTCTCATGACCTCACGGATATCCCTCTCAATGAGTTCCTCTCACAAAATAAATAGAGGCGTGATTTATCCGATTAAAATCTATTAAAATCATTCTATTGAAAATTACTGGGGTTTGATGGCTTAAACGTCTATTGTCCAAATAGTCAGCAACCAGTTTACTCTGGCTTTTCAGCAAAGGCTTTTCTCAGCTGTCTGGAGAAACATACTATCCTTTGGAcagaaaaaatgtgaaaatactgtgctgtggaaacattttcaaagaaatgCACTGCGAGGTTAAAAGGAGTCAGCAGACCAGTGTTGCTTTAGCATCCTTACACCCATGCACAGTCATCACCTGCTCCGTCGCCTGTTCTCCATCACCTGCTCCGTCACCTGTTCTCCATCACCTGTTCTCCATCACCTGCTCCATCACCTGTTCTCCATCACCTGCTCCGTCGCCTGTTCTCCATCACTTGTTCTCCATCACCTGCTCCGTCACCTGTTCTCCGTCACCTGTTCTCCATCAGCTGCTCCGTCACCTGTTCTCCATCACCTGTTCTCCATCACCTGCTCCGTCACCTGTTCTCCATCACCTGTTCTCCATCACCTGTTCTCCATCACTTGCTCCGTCGCCTGTTCTCCATCACGTTCTCCATCACCTGTTCTCCATCACCTGCTCCGTCACCTGTTCTCCATCACCTGTTCTCCATCACCTGCTCTGTcacctgtttctgtctttcctcTTTATCTCCATTCTTCCtcatctttcttttgctcttcttcttctttcctctttcttttcttcataaCTTCTTTCACCCCACGTCTCTTCTTTCATTCCTCTTTCATGcgctcatctcctcctcctctctctctctttatctctctctctattctcttcctcttcacgCATGGATGGCCTGTTGGCTCTTGTTCCATCCTGGTCCTCAGGTGGTTGGCTGTGTTTGCCAGGTCCTAAGGAACCCCCCCCCGTCAGTAGCAGGACGGGACCCAAACACAGGCCGGTATAGACACAGCAGCCCCCACACCCTATAACCTGCCCGCACCCTTCCTCTGCTCTGCCCCCACCCTTCCTGTTCCAGCTATCAAGCCCCACCTCATCACATCATGGCTTGcattatttaatcactgcacacGTGGTCTGCACAACAGAGTACAacagaagggggaggggcacatCCCGTCACAGAGGGTCCAGGTGTGGTGGACGCACCGTTAGGACATCGAGGTCCCTCCATCTCACTCACCAcatcactctcctcctctccgcGATCCCTGAGCGTCCGATTAAGCTCTGTGCCGGCAGTCTTCAGGGCAGACAGCCATCATTAACCGGACCAGCCATCCAAAACTGTGGATCATTCAGTAGTGAGGCGGGAAGACCACAATCGTCTAAAAAAAACCAGGCTGATAAGGGCGGAGGTGCGCATGAGGACAGTGTCCTCCCCCAGGAAGCTCTGCGCGCTGGAGCCGGTCCGAGAGTGACAGGGGACAGGCAAACTGCCCATCTCCTTTCGCAAACAAACAGCATGCTGTTTGGTCCCACTCTCGTGAAGCCATTTGTTTCACACACCTAGGAACTGGGACAGCGATACAGCGGACAGTGTGCTGAATGTGTGCTGAATGTAAAAGATCAATGCTTGAAATGGCTAATAAACATGAAACGTGATTCACAAATGTGGGATGAATGAGAGAATTATTAGCAGAatgtttgacaaaaaaaaaaatgctgtaaatctcTGCCTCTAGGTGCAAAATTCTGAACTGTGACATGGGAAAGGGGGTTAACAGaggtgaagagaaagaaagtaaaacagaaGAACGCCTGAGccgagtttttttttttttttcaaaatactgCAGTTTGCTTATTATGCAAGCAATAATTTCCCCCTAGGAGCTCATTAAAGTCttgtgtggagcagagagagggagaaaaggccCTTATCACCtgctgctggagagagagagagagagagcgagagagagcgagagcgagagagagagatagagagtgagagagagagagagagagagagagagtgagagagcgagaacatACAACCAGAGAATTTTATGTCACTGGGAATAGTAAAAATCCACCATTGACAGACAACCCAGTGTCactgacacatttaaacacatgcaCGCTCGCATGCTCGCACGctcgcacgcatgcacgcacgcacacacgcacgttcacatgcacacacacacacacacacacacacacacacacactcacgcgtgcgcacgcacacacatgcatgcacacacacacacacacacacacacgcatgcatacacgcatgcacgcacacacatgcacacactcaaaacataACCAAAATGAATATAACTGCATGCTCCCCAACATGCGTTCACAGACAATAGACATCATTTtagtaaacatttttgttttagtgaATTTTGGGGGAAATTAGCTcaactttttttaaaccaatgaTGAAATCACATTTTGAGGCTGGGAATCagattaagaaaaataaaaatgaccattTAAGTTTTATTGGATCaaagcaaataataaaaaaacaatcattaaaTCAACTTAGGAATAAAGGGGAGGCCTTCTGTCTGAATAATATTCACATATATCTTACAGTCAATGATAATAACTCTCCGATAGAGTATTTCTGATATACGTTTAGTGTAGCCACATTTTTGAccgaaaacaaaacaagaagcaTCAGTATTAGGGCAGCAGCCTCGTGACCCACACGCACAATCACTAAGTATTAACACCgaaatacagacatacagatagtCAACCAGTTTCAGTTAGTCATCGAGTATATCATATAGAAATTTTTGAAGGtttgtatatatctatatatttatatatccagTATATATCAAGAGTCTCTTGAAGGATATCCAGGGGTCCTTCTGTTATGACAGAGTGAAGGGTCTTCTCCACACGAGAGGAAAGGATAGTTAGCAAAGTCAAAAAAAGAGCAAGTTAGGTTACCTGCCAGGCTGACAGGAGTGTGAGCCGCAGTGGAGTAAGAAGGATATCGTGTATAGAGAGAATACAGACACATTAGGACTACCGTGGAGGACCTGTCAAAGGGAACTGGGTGGAGGCAAGAGGCTGAGGGATGACGCGCTTTGGTTGGGTTTGTGTCGGCCGAAGGACGTTCCTAAGAActgatggagatggaggtgatgtgtgtgttgggctaGGGGAAGGACAATAGCTTGTTTTTCAATTATTCATTATTGTAATcataagagaaataaaaaaaagattttggctGTCCAAAGCTGTAGTCAAGTAGCAGAGCAcaagagtgtgtgggagagccTGACACATTAATTCTCTGGTTTAAaatttctcctctttctctctctctctctctctctctctctctctctctctctctctctctctctctctctccactgtccCCTCACGCTGAAGGGCAATAGTCCATCTGCGGCAAGTCTCTCCTCTACAGGGGGAAGACCAGGAAGCCAGAGAAGGTGGAGTACTTCCAGCCGCCCATCAGGTTCCCGCGCTCCAGCTTGAGGTAGGCGCGGTCGCCTTTCTCCATCTGGATCAGGACACCGTTGCTGGCAGCCTCGCGCGTTACGTCCTGGTCTCCGGCAAAAGCCGAAATCACAGGCCACCCGTTGTGCATGAGGCTCAcctgagacacacagacaggttaCGGAAGTGACACCTGCTCttatgaagacacacacacacacacacacacacacacacactcccttttcTTCCTTCCTGATTCCATGTTCATcttgctaaaaatgaaaaatgaatgaccTGGCATACTGTATGAGTGGACATCAAAGAATCATTTGTCTAGACGCAAATTGTCCTATCAGCAGTGAAGGTGCTCTGACCAACTCCTGATTTGTTCTGAAATGACACTGAAGCTGTGAtgtcttatacacacacacacacacacacacacacacacacacacacacacacacacacacacacacacacacacacaggtggctCTTACAGGAATGAGAAGACTTAAATTACTGAGTATTGAACAggaaatttaaaatttaaaattaaaacatgaaatccAACATTAAAGAACCCAGACAGCTTACCAATACCTCTGCCACGAGCTTGTGCCATTCATAtactgtctttatttttgaagCTAGCAAACACCTTAGCAATCAGACCCATAATTCCCTGAGCATGAATTAAAGTTTATCGCGATGTTTATGGTCCTACACTTAAGGGGAAAACTGatgaacagcacacacactttgcttgcaATTGATCTCCGCGTCAAAATCTTtgaacacttacacacagaggtgaaggaaaatacatttgttaGGTGCTCAGTTGCCTGGGTTATGTGTATATGAGATGCAAACAGATCAGATTGGAGGCAGACCAGAGTTATGTCAAGCCtggggattacacacacacgcacgcatgcacacacacacacacacacacacacacacacacacacacacacacacacgctggagCCAAGAGACAGGTGGCAGATGCAGAGCAGAAGATAAAATGCCAGCTAACACAATCCAATGTCCTTTACCACAGTGAGCATGGAGTGGATCTGTTATCAGCCAACCATGGCGAAAGCCCTGACGACACTACAGTGTAAAATGATAAGAGTGAAAAAAGACATACATGGCTCAGAGACACTTTCTGACTCACTCGTCCTCTGCTGACTGTCTTAAAATTTCATGCCAAAAAGACATGAACTCAGTCACACATCAAATGGAGGCGTGGCCAGAGCACAGCATCGGGTCCATTCACGCGGCTTCGTTAGCATTAAAGCACCCAATTAGAGTGAAAATGTGAAGAGAAGCAGACTGAATTGGTTTCCACCCTTAGTTTTATGCAGCAGTTAGGAGATCAGATTATGACATGAAGATTCGTGTCCAGATAACAGCAGCACAATAACAGAAGAGCCCCCAACACAACTACTGCCACTACCATTCCTACCCGTCGCAGCTGCCCAGTCAATACACCTCCCCTTCTCAGAAAGACATAAGAGAAGACCAGAAGACCAGAAGATCAGAAGATCAGAAGACCAGAAGACCAGAAGATCAGAAGACCAGAAGATCAGAAGATCAGAAGATCAGAAGACCAGAAGATCAGAAGACCAGAAGACTCTCTGGAAATTGGTACGACACCATTCACAGAGTCAGAATGTAATATATCCTTCATTACCTATGGTCACATACAGAGTTTTAGGGAGAACAATGCTCTGTTAAAAAAACTCAAATCTTTATGCATGAATCGTTTTGAGGGCAGTGGGGTCATTTCATGTTCACTTAAGAcgattttttgttttatcctaATTGTACATAATCACTCGACTGTACATGAGCCTATAAATGTGATAACgactatatttattttctgttttttacacCAGGTACGTAATGTGGTGACAAGCAAATCCCCAAAATAAATGCCTTCCTTTCTATTTCAATAACATTTTACTTATTACTGATGACATAATGGCTTCAGTAATACAAATCCCAGACTTGAAAACTGTAGTTGCGGGATATGACTAGCCAGGATCATTGCaaaagtgtggagtgtggaaaAAAGGGATTCCTTTCTCTAATGGGCACCGTTGTTAGGACTCTCCTGCGATGCAGATTCCACTACTCGggctccttctgcttctgtccGGGAAAACAGGCTTTCCGACAAGCCCAGATGCACTCTTAAAATGATTCTAGCTAGCAGGAAGAATTTTATAAACCCAGAAGAAGAAGGTTTAGGGCACAGGTGGAATACGGGTGGGCAGCCACCCACATTGCTTGTCCTTGAAGCATCGGTTCAGGAAACCAACCGCATGAGTAAGACGATCAGATGTCCGAGTTTCACAGGACAACCGTGGAAAAAGATAAGAGACAGCTAAGGTTCACAAATCTCGTTGATCCATTTCTTTTGGACCACACGCCGCAGATACATcaaacatgcgtgtgtgtttaaccaTTTAATCACTTCAGGGTATAGTGGTCGCTGTCAACTTAACCAGGCTTGCAAACATACAGAGGTTTATTAAAGTGTCATCACTAAATTCAAGAATACAACAGAAGCATCTGTTGCCAAGAGTTCATCTAATTACCATTAATCAATGTGTGGATAATTGCACATGGAAAGAGATTAACGTGAATATGGATACATATAGTTTAAATACTCCAGGAAGTCACTATTTTGTCACAATGGTCTGTAATAAAGCAAAAGTAATAAAAAcggtagaggagagagagagagagagagagagagagagagagagagagagagagagagagagagagagagagcgaaagcaTAGCTAATGTACTGCTTTCACATCAAGCTATTATATTACACTGAGATCTTTTAATCGTTAGCAAAACTGTAACAGAGTGAAATAAAACGCCTGACAGTCTAACAACGTACTAAATGGCTACAGCACCTTAAATTCATTCCAATAAATATATAAGCACTGTTGGCGCAAAGTAAGCCAGTGCGTGAGACGGAGCTTTGGGTCAGACGACGCAGCCCTAAAGCGGAGTCACCGCCCCGGCTCCTTTAACACACTAGGACGCCCTGCGCTCCCGTGTCGTGGCCTTTCACACTTATTTGAGCGCTAAAATCCCAGCCAGAGTTCTTCGTCCTCGCCATGTTGTCCTTTACGGTTTCCAACAGCAAGATTGGCGCTCGTAAAGCAGACGTTGTGCGTGAAccggtgtgtaggtgtgagttAACGTGTAGGGAACAGAAGCCCCGAAACTCGCGCAACTACTACGTCTTTGggttttttgtaatatttttttcatgttcatgttttttcttatttttcttttgtcatgGAATGGTAAaaacctctctctttttttggtgtttCAAAACTCGACTATCCACTAGTGTGCACTGTATGATGTGGCAGGAAGATTTTCCCCCTCGAATATGTGGGTGTATTTTTAACTTAATAAAGTAATTCAGCCGTTAGGCCTATTCAATGTGGAAAGCAAATGCATAATATTAAGATATCCTATAATGAGACAAAGATGTAATCTTCTCCGGTTTTAATCACATTGTCCctcaaatgattttttaaaaaatgtgccaAATACCAAAACTTTGATAATCTCTAATAAATACGAATGTATAAATGTGCGTGAAAGTATCTAAACTGGAAATATACATAAACcgaaatatgtttgtttgtttgttttttccacactGTGCAGTCAGGCAAGGCGTTGGGATATTTATGGCGTCGTGGGTGATCGCTGTCCACGGTCCTGAACACGTATCTGCAGATTATGCGCTTTGTACTTTTATTCGGGTGCTATCTGCTTAAAGATGATTTCGGCTGGATAATAGTAGACAGGGTCGTTTGAGAACTAACCGCAATACTTGCCTACTTCAGTATTAGCTCGTTCTCTCACTATTggaaatacacatgcacacagacaagtGCGCGCACACGTACGGAGTGTACAAGCACAACGCACAGCGAACATGGTATAGTGCATaaccaaagaaaaaacactgacCTGGATAGTTTGACGATTATACACCTTCACGACGTGGAAATTAAAACTGTAAATTCCTTTTCTGGGGGCGAAGAAATTGCTTCTCTCCTCATCGAAACTTCTACCAACGTTCACAAGCACCTGAGGAAGAAACGTGTCGTAGACAGAACATTCTTTCTGAAACAGGATTAATGCAGTAAGGTTTAATAAAACCGCTTATTGTAACAGAATTCTAAACCTGGTTTATTTCTGTTAAAGTTGCAGTAAAACTgatctgaacatttttaaaaataatctgttgTAATACGCCGACGACGGAGTTTCGTTTTCAGATCTATATACCAGAAGAGGAGCAGGTAATTTACCAATAACGTTTATATCAGTGGCATACTAAAGGTTTTGGACAGAAGACATGACATTACAGTCCCTAGTCAGTGAGTGAGCAGAACGGTGTAAATACGGGAGGAAACGGCCATCACCTTCTGCGCATTACCCCACTTGACAGTCTCGAGAATATTATATTTTCGATTTTATGATCAAGAGACACATGGTTGTCCCACGAGCAAGAACGTGCCAGCGTTCAAACCTCATATCGCGTCTTTCACGACGAAGCCACAGGGCGCCAAACCCATTCGCAGAGATCAACGCCCACAGTCCCGCGATTTCCCTCTCTGCGATTAACGCTTTGAAAGTTACCTGATCAAAGTAGATGACCATCGTCCGATTACTCATCTCCGATGGCTCGTGGTTAGTGTTTCTTACAACGGAGAATGCGACTTTCGCGCTACCGGACCGCACCGATATCCCTAGCGCAGTCCCGGTTGGGTCCGAAGTTGGATTTGAGTCGCAAACGACCAGGCATTTCCCCTCCAGAACAATGGGCTCCGTCTCGTTCTGTGCGTTTGCAAAGCAAACTAAGCACAGTGCGCCCAGCAGAAACGTCAACATTACTGCAACTATCAGCCTGCTCCTCGCGGCAGTCTCTGCTCGCGACGAAATACACAGTTCTTTCAGCTTAGAATGTGATTTACTTCCTTTACGTCAGTTCGGTAAATCACAGTCTTCCaacctttttttcctcactGAAAAGTTCTTCCAGTAATGGTTGTCCAAataaatttttaattattctgggattttattttttcccccccaaaccGCCTTGGATTGTGATATTTCTTTTCCTGTATCCCCGATCCCACCTCAGATCTTGCTTCACTCCGTATTCGAATAGCCGGATGGGAGCGCGACGAGGCCCTTGTCTAGTCGGCACGTAGCTGAACGCATAGCGCGCGCGCGGTCTGTCTGCTCGCGCTCTGAATTATTGATATGTGAGATATAAGAAGTGAAGCACAAAGGCTCGTGAGCGCGATGCTCCACGCCCCGATCGTTGAGCCCTCCCCTCGGTTGCCAATCTGCGTCTAGGCGCGCCTTCGCTTTTCCAATCGCGGCGCGCGGACCGCCTTTCCTGGCGTGACATCTCAGAAGTTGCCACCCCTCTGGAGAGGCTCTCTTACAGGTGGACGTGCCTACTTctaaagagacagaaggagctTGTACCCCGGTCCTGTTAAAACAGAGGCGCACCGTTTTCAAACCGTGCCAACGGACAGGAGGACGTCATTTGCTTTACCGTGTTGTGATCCGGGGGATTACGAGCGCGCGGATGGCACGTGGGACATATTAAGaaactttttctttcattttgagcATCTGACCGACGCTTTTAGCCAGAGAGACTTACGTGTACTTACCAACATGTCCGACTGTGTGCTCCGTGGAAACTGAACCCATGATCTTGGTGTTAGTAGAACCTTACTCTACCTTCTCTTGATTTAATCACTGCACATTACCTGCTGACTGAGACGAGGACCCATTTAAATGTTAGTGGACCCATTTAAGCATCAgtggaaattattttttagaaaaGTATAGGTTACTGTCAGTAGTCCCAGTCAATGCAAACTTTTTGAGTATATGATTGTATACAGCTCCCATTGTTCAAATGTTCTCGAGTTATCGAAGACCTCGCGCTCTCAGccgaac contains the following coding sequences:
- the cbln1 gene encoding cerebellin-1, producing MLTFLLGALCLVCFANAQNETEPIVLEGKCLVVCDSNPTSDPTGTALGISVRSGSAKVAFSVVRNTNHEPSEMSNRTMVIYFDQVLVNVGRSFDEERSNFFAPRKGIYSFNFHVVKVYNRQTIQVSLMHNGWPVISAFAGDQDVTREAASNGVLIQMEKGDRAYLKLERGNLMGGWKYSTFSGFLVFPL